A single Populus nigra chromosome 13, ddPopNigr1.1, whole genome shotgun sequence DNA region contains:
- the LOC133670528 gene encoding PH, RCC1 and FYVE domains-containing protein 1-like isoform X1, protein MGEESLTTVPFDRTVEQAILVMKKGAHLLKCGRRGKLKFCPFRLSTDEKYLIWYSGQEEKQLRLSLVVKIVTGQRTRQLQPDKENQSFSLIYTNGDRACSLDLICKDKAQADSWFIGLRAVISRCHRSRPICVLKNHRGAQSCVNSPAGFIRRKHNLGILEDDTELSQVRSLSGSPTQSLSDRGISDGLSLSSDSLFFSGSSLPQMQNVEDLLVSYIPNVEPQSLKKNGSDTAFSEFQKNTCHGLTGLNHGSPRTEKKDILKDVLIWGEGVEVGNIGCVDNQFGYHNTKQVDALLPKLLESTVMLDVTNISLGRKHAALITKRGEVFCWGEGSRGKLGHKVDMDVSSPKMVESLDGVHVKSVACGEYQTCALTDSGELYAWGENKYGANLGCEERSRSQWLPRRISGPLTGVCILNVACGDWHTAIVSSSGQLFTYGDGSFGVLGHGNLLSVSQPKEVESLKGLLVKSVACGSWHTAAIVDIIVDRFKFNGVGGKLFTWGDGDKGRLGHADLEKKLLPTCVAQLVELDFAQVSCGRMLTVALTNTGKVYTMGSSVHGQLGNPQAKDKSIAIVEGKLKEEFVKEISSGSYHVAALTSSGSLYTWGKGTNGQLGLGNVEDRNFPTLVEALRDMQVQSIACGSNLTAAICLHKSISVSDQSACKGCRMPFGFTRKKHNCYNCGLLFCRACSSKKVMNASLAPNKSKPSRVCDSCFYSMQNITHPGGVSKLENLGSKKLLSQQKKALSDEKEERGRATPPGHRLQLMSQPSLEIRPGERNTPRNQGEKQQHLETAFSISAGLPPWGQVSCPAIFESCYIKNSELPLESKSSISSSLNLEEELSDSKKMLIEEVKRLRAQARSLEMQCQTGSQKIEECQLTIEKTWLLAREEAAKRKAANEIIKALALRLHAMSDKVSVRKEAKDGVDSYQPQTRPDYTDTPTLSGGFAVFPSTHLPLEVRFPKDSKIDSLSNSPIVFSNTLKSMDGRELCHEDSRPEEDLHDTTTDPRRNGTKASKHEWVEQYEPGVYITFTILPSGLKGLKRVRFSRKRFAEKEAERWWEENQAIVYQKYGIEGYNKSNQNLTKS, encoded by the exons ATGGGGGAAGAATCCTTAACTACTGTCCCTTTTGACAGAACTGTTGAGCAG GCAATCCTGGTTATGAAGAAGGGTGCACATCTCCTGAAGTGTGGAAGAAGAGGGAAGCTCAAATTCTGTCCGTTCAGGCTTTCCACG GACGAGAAGTATTTGATTTGGTATTCTGGACAGGAGGAGAAACAATTGAGATTAAGCTTAGTTGTAAAGATTGTTACTGGGCAGAGGACT AGGCAGCTTCAACCAGATAAGGAGAATCAATCATTTTCACTTATCTATACAAATGGTGATCGCGCATGCTCGCTTGATCTG ATATGTAAGGACAAAGCGCAGGCTGATTCTTGGTTTATAGGCTTAAGGGCAGTGATATCCAGGTGTCACCGTTCTAGGCCTATTTGTGTCCTGAAGAACCACAGAGGAGCACAAAGTTGTGTAAATAGCCCAGCTGGGTTTATCAGAAGAAAGCACAATCTAGGAATTCTGGAGGATGACACTGAATTGTCACAG GTGCGTAGCTTAAGCGGAAGTCCTACGCAGTCACTTTCAGATAGGGGTATTTCCGATGGATTGTCTCTTTCTTCTGATAGCCTTTTTTTCTCAGGATCAAGTCTTCCCCAGATGCAAAATGTGGAGGATTTGTTAGTTTCGTACATACCAAATGTTGAACCACAAAGTCTCAAGAAGAATGGATCTGACACTGCTTTCTCAGAGTTCCAAAAGAATACATGTCATGGACTTACTGGTTTGAATCATGGATCTCCACGAACAGAGAAAAAAGACATCCTAAAGGATGTTCTAATATGGGGAGAAGGAGTAGAAGTAGGAAATATAGGGTGTGTGGACAACCAGTTTGGTTACCACAATACAAAGCAAGTGGATGCTTTATTGCCAAAATTGTTGGAATCCACCGTGATGTTAGACGTAACAAATATATCTTTAGGAAGGAAACATGCTGCCTTAATCACCAAACGAGGGGAAGTTTTCTGCTGGGGTGAAGGAAGTCGCGGGAAGCTTGGGCATAAAGTTGACATGGATGTGAGCTCTCCAAAAATGGTTGAATCCTTAGATGGTGTCCATGTGAAATCTGTTGCTTGTGGTGAATATCAAACTTGTGCTTTGACAGATTCTGGTGAACTGTATGCATGGGGTGAGAATAAATATGGTGCAAATTTGGGGTGCGAGGAGAGAAGTAGAAGCCAGTGGTTACCACGTCGAATTTCAGGTCCTTTGACTGGTGTCTGTATACTGAATGTTGCTTGTGGGGACTGGCATACAGCGATTGTGTCCTCATCAGGGCAGTTATTTACATATGGGGATGGATCTTTTGGGGTTCTTGGTCATGGGAATCTTCTAAGTGTTTCTCAACCCAAAGAAGTTGAATCTCTTAAAGGTTTGTTGGTAAAATCCGTTGCATGTGGATCATGGCACACTGCTGCTATTGTGGACATCATTGTTGACCGGTTCAAGTTTAATGGTGTTGGTGGGAAATTATTTACGTGGGGAGATGGTGATAAAGGGAGGCTGGGGCATGCTGACCTCGAGAAAAAGCTTCTACCAACATGTGTCGCGCAGCTTGTGGAACTTGATTTTGCTCAAGTTTCTTGTGGAAGAATGCTGACCGTTGCACTTACCAATACAGGGAAGGTCTATACAATGGGAAGCTCAGTGCATGGACAGTTGGGGAATCCACAGGCCAAGGATAAATCGATTGCAATTGTTGAAGGAAAGCTTAAAGAGGAGTTTGTTAAGGAGATATCATCAGGGTCATACCATGTTGCTGCATTGACATCGAGTGGAAGTTTATATACATGGGGGAAGGGGACAAATGGACAATTAGGATTAGGCAATGTAGAAGATAGAAACTTTCCAACTTTGGTTGAGGCTCTGAGAGATATGCAGGTTCAAAGCATAGCTTGTGGGTCAAATTTAACTGCCGCAATCTGCTTGCACAAATCTATCTCTGTTAGTGATCAATCAGCCTGTAAGGGCTGTAGAATGCCCTTTGGTTTCACAAGGAAGAAGCATAACTGTTATAATTGTGGTCTTCTGTTCTGCCGAGCATGTAGTAGCAAGAAGGTCATGAATGCATCTTTGGCACCTAACAAAAGCAAGCCTTCTAGAGTCTGTGATTCATGTTTTTACAGTATGCAGAATATCACACATCCAGGTGGAGTGTCAAAACTAGAAAATCTTGGTTCCAAGAAGCTGCTGTCCCAACAGAAGAAGGCCTTATCagatgaaaaggaagaaagggGCAGAGCAACCCCTCCAGGGCATCGCTTACAGTTAATGAGCCAGCCATCTCTGGAAATCCGACCTGGTGAAAGGAACACCCCGAGAAACCAAGGGGAAAAGCAGCAACATTTAGAAACTGCCTTTTCTATTTCAGCTGGATTGCCACCATGGGGACAAGTGTCATGTCCTGCTATATTTGAATCATGCTACATAAAGAATTCTGAACTTCCTCTGGAATCAAAATCTTCCATTTCCAGTTCCTTGAATCTAGAAGAAGAATTGAGTGATTCAAAAAAGATGCTAATTGAAGAAGTTAAGAGGCTAAGAGCACAG gcTAGGAGCCTCGAGATGCAATGTCAAACTGGAAGCCAGAAGATTGAAGAATGTCAACTAACTATAGAGAAAACTTGGTTACTGGCCAGGGAGGAAGCAGCTAAGCGTAAAGCAGCAAATGAGATAATAAAAGCTTTGGCATTAAGG CTTCATGCAATGTCAGATAAAGTCTCAGTTAGGAAAGAAGCAAAAGATGGAGTGGATTCGTATCAGCCTCAGACTAGACCTGACTATACTGATACCCCTACACTTTCTGGTGGATTTGCCGTGTTTCCATCAACTCATTTGCCTCTCGAAGTTAGATTTCCAAAAGACAGCAAGATAGACAGCTTATCTAACTCTCCTATTGTGTTTTCCAATACGTTAAAGTCCATGGATGGAAGAGAGTTGTGCCATGAAGATAGCAGACCAGAGGAAGATTTACATGACACGACGACTGATCCTCGACGAAATGGAACTAAAGCGTCTAAGCATGAATGGGTCGAACAATATGAACCTGGTGTATATATAACATTTACAATTTTGCCGAGTGGACTGAAGGGTCTGAAGCGAGTCAGGTTTAG CCGTAAACGTTTTGCAGAGAAAGAAGCAGAACGATGGTGGGAGGAGAATCAAGCTATTGTATACCAGAAATACGGCATTGAAGGATAcaataaatcaaaccaaaatctGACAAAGAGCTAA
- the LOC133670528 gene encoding PH, RCC1 and FYVE domains-containing protein 1-like isoform X2: MQNVEDLLVSYIPNVEPQSLKKNGSDTAFSEFQKNTCHGLTGLNHGSPRTEKKDILKDVLIWGEGVEVGNIGCVDNQFGYHNTKQVDALLPKLLESTVMLDVTNISLGRKHAALITKRGEVFCWGEGSRGKLGHKVDMDVSSPKMVESLDGVHVKSVACGEYQTCALTDSGELYAWGENKYGANLGCEERSRSQWLPRRISGPLTGVCILNVACGDWHTAIVSSSGQLFTYGDGSFGVLGHGNLLSVSQPKEVESLKGLLVKSVACGSWHTAAIVDIIVDRFKFNGVGGKLFTWGDGDKGRLGHADLEKKLLPTCVAQLVELDFAQVSCGRMLTVALTNTGKVYTMGSSVHGQLGNPQAKDKSIAIVEGKLKEEFVKEISSGSYHVAALTSSGSLYTWGKGTNGQLGLGNVEDRNFPTLVEALRDMQVQSIACGSNLTAAICLHKSISVSDQSACKGCRMPFGFTRKKHNCYNCGLLFCRACSSKKVMNASLAPNKSKPSRVCDSCFYSMQNITHPGGVSKLENLGSKKLLSQQKKALSDEKEERGRATPPGHRLQLMSQPSLEIRPGERNTPRNQGEKQQHLETAFSISAGLPPWGQVSCPAIFESCYIKNSELPLESKSSISSSLNLEEELSDSKKMLIEEVKRLRAQARSLEMQCQTGSQKIEECQLTIEKTWLLAREEAAKRKAANEIIKALALRLHAMSDKVSVRKEAKDGVDSYQPQTRPDYTDTPTLSGGFAVFPSTHLPLEVRFPKDSKIDSLSNSPIVFSNTLKSMDGRELCHEDSRPEEDLHDTTTDPRRNGTKASKHEWVEQYEPGVYITFTILPSGLKGLKRVRFSRKRFAEKEAERWWEENQAIVYQKYGIEGYNKSNQNLTKS; the protein is encoded by the exons ATGCAAAATGTGGAGGATTTGTTAGTTTCGTACATACCAAATGTTGAACCACAAAGTCTCAAGAAGAATGGATCTGACACTGCTTTCTCAGAGTTCCAAAAGAATACATGTCATGGACTTACTGGTTTGAATCATGGATCTCCACGAACAGAGAAAAAAGACATCCTAAAGGATGTTCTAATATGGGGAGAAGGAGTAGAAGTAGGAAATATAGGGTGTGTGGACAACCAGTTTGGTTACCACAATACAAAGCAAGTGGATGCTTTATTGCCAAAATTGTTGGAATCCACCGTGATGTTAGACGTAACAAATATATCTTTAGGAAGGAAACATGCTGCCTTAATCACCAAACGAGGGGAAGTTTTCTGCTGGGGTGAAGGAAGTCGCGGGAAGCTTGGGCATAAAGTTGACATGGATGTGAGCTCTCCAAAAATGGTTGAATCCTTAGATGGTGTCCATGTGAAATCTGTTGCTTGTGGTGAATATCAAACTTGTGCTTTGACAGATTCTGGTGAACTGTATGCATGGGGTGAGAATAAATATGGTGCAAATTTGGGGTGCGAGGAGAGAAGTAGAAGCCAGTGGTTACCACGTCGAATTTCAGGTCCTTTGACTGGTGTCTGTATACTGAATGTTGCTTGTGGGGACTGGCATACAGCGATTGTGTCCTCATCAGGGCAGTTATTTACATATGGGGATGGATCTTTTGGGGTTCTTGGTCATGGGAATCTTCTAAGTGTTTCTCAACCCAAAGAAGTTGAATCTCTTAAAGGTTTGTTGGTAAAATCCGTTGCATGTGGATCATGGCACACTGCTGCTATTGTGGACATCATTGTTGACCGGTTCAAGTTTAATGGTGTTGGTGGGAAATTATTTACGTGGGGAGATGGTGATAAAGGGAGGCTGGGGCATGCTGACCTCGAGAAAAAGCTTCTACCAACATGTGTCGCGCAGCTTGTGGAACTTGATTTTGCTCAAGTTTCTTGTGGAAGAATGCTGACCGTTGCACTTACCAATACAGGGAAGGTCTATACAATGGGAAGCTCAGTGCATGGACAGTTGGGGAATCCACAGGCCAAGGATAAATCGATTGCAATTGTTGAAGGAAAGCTTAAAGAGGAGTTTGTTAAGGAGATATCATCAGGGTCATACCATGTTGCTGCATTGACATCGAGTGGAAGTTTATATACATGGGGGAAGGGGACAAATGGACAATTAGGATTAGGCAATGTAGAAGATAGAAACTTTCCAACTTTGGTTGAGGCTCTGAGAGATATGCAGGTTCAAAGCATAGCTTGTGGGTCAAATTTAACTGCCGCAATCTGCTTGCACAAATCTATCTCTGTTAGTGATCAATCAGCCTGTAAGGGCTGTAGAATGCCCTTTGGTTTCACAAGGAAGAAGCATAACTGTTATAATTGTGGTCTTCTGTTCTGCCGAGCATGTAGTAGCAAGAAGGTCATGAATGCATCTTTGGCACCTAACAAAAGCAAGCCTTCTAGAGTCTGTGATTCATGTTTTTACAGTATGCAGAATATCACACATCCAGGTGGAGTGTCAAAACTAGAAAATCTTGGTTCCAAGAAGCTGCTGTCCCAACAGAAGAAGGCCTTATCagatgaaaaggaagaaagggGCAGAGCAACCCCTCCAGGGCATCGCTTACAGTTAATGAGCCAGCCATCTCTGGAAATCCGACCTGGTGAAAGGAACACCCCGAGAAACCAAGGGGAAAAGCAGCAACATTTAGAAACTGCCTTTTCTATTTCAGCTGGATTGCCACCATGGGGACAAGTGTCATGTCCTGCTATATTTGAATCATGCTACATAAAGAATTCTGAACTTCCTCTGGAATCAAAATCTTCCATTTCCAGTTCCTTGAATCTAGAAGAAGAATTGAGTGATTCAAAAAAGATGCTAATTGAAGAAGTTAAGAGGCTAAGAGCACAG gcTAGGAGCCTCGAGATGCAATGTCAAACTGGAAGCCAGAAGATTGAAGAATGTCAACTAACTATAGAGAAAACTTGGTTACTGGCCAGGGAGGAAGCAGCTAAGCGTAAAGCAGCAAATGAGATAATAAAAGCTTTGGCATTAAGG CTTCATGCAATGTCAGATAAAGTCTCAGTTAGGAAAGAAGCAAAAGATGGAGTGGATTCGTATCAGCCTCAGACTAGACCTGACTATACTGATACCCCTACACTTTCTGGTGGATTTGCCGTGTTTCCATCAACTCATTTGCCTCTCGAAGTTAGATTTCCAAAAGACAGCAAGATAGACAGCTTATCTAACTCTCCTATTGTGTTTTCCAATACGTTAAAGTCCATGGATGGAAGAGAGTTGTGCCATGAAGATAGCAGACCAGAGGAAGATTTACATGACACGACGACTGATCCTCGACGAAATGGAACTAAAGCGTCTAAGCATGAATGGGTCGAACAATATGAACCTGGTGTATATATAACATTTACAATTTTGCCGAGTGGACTGAAGGGTCTGAAGCGAGTCAGGTTTAG CCGTAAACGTTTTGCAGAGAAAGAAGCAGAACGATGGTGGGAGGAGAATCAAGCTATTGTATACCAGAAATACGGCATTGAAGGATAcaataaatcaaaccaaaatctGACAAAGAGCTAA